The Gammaproteobacteria bacterium nucleotide sequence TTTGTAAAATACGTCACCGAGATTAGCAAGCAAGCCGGGTATATCACGGGCGACTAATTCGAAGGCTGTCGTATCAGTTGGTTGATTTTGAATAAAATTAACTTGAGTCGGCACATGAAAATGCTGAACCTGTCTCGATATCCGTCGCGGTGTCCTGATTTTTACGTTTTCACTGGCTAGCCGCTTGCTTAATGTTTGTACAATCGAGTTGATCCGTCGGGTATCGATGATCGCGCTGCCGTCAAATTCTGAAATGGTAAAAGTGTCTAGCGCAAACCCTTTATCCGAAACCATAATAAAGGCATCATTGATTTGGACATTTTTGCTGCCCAATACGCGCATCACGGTCGTAAATAAATGAGGTTTATCAGGAGTATAAATAAATAATTCACTGCTGGACTGATTATTATAATTAATCAGCGAAATTAATGGCGGTTTCTTTACTGTGGTCGAAAAAATCTTTTCGCAATGACCCGCTAACAATTTCGGTGAGTGGCGCAGGAAGTAATCTGGTTGAAAAGTCTCCCATAAATCGGTAATTTGCTCAGTGGAGGCTGCGCAGTTTACATTGTTAGCAATCAGTTGCAATGCTTTGGCTTTATACTCGTTTATCCGGCCATCGGCATCAACTTCTGTGACTTTTCCTCGTCTTAACGCCCGCAGGGTATAAAAATACAGTTCGCGTAATAAAGAACCTTTCCAACTATTCCATAAATTGTTATTGGTGGCACAAATATCAGCCACGGTTAAGCAATACAGGTAGGCTAGGTGGGTTTCGTCTCTGACTTTTTCGGCAAAAGTATTGATAACATCGATATCATGAATGTCGCGGCGTTGAGCGGTAATTGACATCAACAAATGATTTTCAACCAGCCAAGCGACTAAATTACTATCGTGTTGATTTAAGTTATGACTTTTACCAAAATCGAGCGCGTCTTGGCGCCCTAATTTGCTGTGGTCGCCGCCACGCCCTTTGCCAATATCATGAAATATACCCGCTAGAACCAACAGGCCTTTTTTGGCAATTGTTTTTATTAATACGCTGCACAATGGAAATTCAGTTTTGTGCTCAGGCATCGAAAACCGACCAATATTAAGTAACAAGCGGTGGGTATGCTCATCAACGGTGTATGCATGAAATAAATCAAACTGCATTTGACCGGTAATATTTTGCCAAGCGGGTAGATAGCTGCCTAAAATTCCGTGTTTGTGCATCATTGAAAATGCTTTGATCCCATTGGGGTGCTTTAACAGCTCCATAAAAGCACGACGGCAGGGTTCCAGCGTACTCAGTGGTTGATCTAAACCATTGCGAGCTCGGCGTAATAGTCGTAGGGTTGGCGCGTAAATCCCCGTAATTTCAGGCTCGTTTGCGACATTAAGATAGAGTAAAATTAATTGCTCGGGTTGATCAAATATATGATCAGATTTTGCTTCGAGAAAACGGTCACGGCGTTGATAATGGCTGTCGATATCGAAAACTTGAAGATCTTTAATCTTACCGAGAAATGCGCGTTTAAATAATTGTAACAGCATGTCACATAACTCACCGACCTGACGGACAGTTTGGTAGTACTGCTTCATCATTTGTTCGACCGCGAGCTGATCTTTATCGCAATACCCTAAAGCTAATGCGACGTCGGCTTGGTAATTAAACAGTAATTTGTCTTCACCACGCCCTGCAACTTGGTGCAACGCAAATCGTAAGCGCCATAAAAAATCTTGACAGCAAAATAATTCAGCCAGCTCTTCTTCCGACAAAAAACCATGAGTAACTAGTTGCTCGACTAACATTGTTTTAAAATGACGCTTAGCAATCCAGCCAATAGTTTGAATATCACGTAAGCCGCCAGGGCAGGTTTTAATATTAGGCTCTAAATCAAAGGCGTTATTGGACTGGTGTCGTGAGACTTGTTCTTCACGCTTGGCCAGATAAAATTCACTGCTGGGCCAGAAGTTTGGTTTCTCTATTGCGGTTAGCAGTTGCTGATATAATAAATCGCAGCCACCGAGTAGCCGCGATTCCATCAAGTTAGTTGCCACCGTGATGTCTTCTTTACCCAGTGCAATGGTATCTGTGAGGGTACGAACGCTATGACCAATATCGAGTTTAATGTCCCACAGCAGGGTGATGAATTGACCGATCGCTTCTTGCTGGCATTGCTTGAGCGGTTTTTTAGACAACAGTAATAAATCTATATCGGAGTGCGGATGAAGTTCGCCACGGCCATAACCACCAACGGCGATCAGCGCAATATCTTGTTGGTTGAGGTCAAACTGCTGCCATAATTGTTGCAACAGCTGGTCGACAGTCCGGCAGCGTGAATGCAGCAGCTGGCGAATATCCCCTTGATCTTGAAATTTAACAAAACAAACGCTTGCCGCATCGGCCAAGTGTTGTTTTAATTGCGAAATTTGCGTTGGTGCAGTAACAGTATTATCAGGTGGCGCCATCAGTCTCTCTCTAAATAATCAGATGATTTAATACAGCGTCTCGCTTGATCCCGTCGCGACCGCGCTAAAGGCGGTTCACGACAGGATTAGCTTGAGGTTATGAGTGTTCTATTATCCGTGGTAACTCTTCGTCATTACGCAAGGTTAATACTTCAACCCCAGTAGCGGTAACGAGTAAGGTATGCTCCCACTGTGCTGACAGGCTGCGATCTTTGGTTACAACCGTCCAGCCATCGTTATTGGCCATTTTACTGTGACGTTTACCCGCATTTACCATTGGCTCAATGGTGAAACACATGCCTTCTTTTAATACTTCACCAGTGCCTACTTTGCCATAATGCATTACTTGAGGGTCTTCATGGAATTCTTTACCGATGCCATGGCCACAATACTCACGCACGATTGAATAGTTGTAACCTTCAGCAAATTGCTGAATGGCAGCACCGATATCGCCTAAGCGCGCGCCTGGTTTGACCATTTTAATCGCCAAATACAGACTTTCTTGGGTGGTCGAGATGAGTCGACTGGCCAAAATGCTTGCTTTACCAACCGTAAACATTGCGCTGGTATCACCATGATAGCCATCTTTGATCACGGTAATGTCGACATTGACAATGTCACCTTCTTTGAGTTTTTTATCGCTCGGGATGCCATGACAAATTACATGGTTGACCGAAGTACAAATCGATTTTGGAAAGCCATGATAATTAAGGGGCGCAGGAATAGCCTGCTGCTGCTCGACAATATGCTGATGACAAATTTGATCCAGCTCATTGGTCGTGACGCCTTTTTTAATAAACGGCACGATCATTTCAAGGACCTCAGCCGCTAGTCGACCTGCAACGCGCATTTTCTCAATTTCTTCACTGGTTTTTATCGTAATACTCATTAATTTTTTCTCTATTTTTATTGGCGCTAAGTTATCTAAAACTTGTATTTTGTCAGCTTTTTTGGTATAAAGCGCGCCGGGGATTTCATTCGTCGCAGCAAATCTTAACTTCTATCGGTGGATTTGAGCAAGCGATTAACAATGACCATTGATTTTAATGGTGTTGGATGAAAGAACCAAATAAAATTTTTATTTAATCTAAATCACACACGTATTTATAACTATTTTCGGGGTGCTACTAAGTCAATATTGGCTGGTTGTTCGAAAATTAGGATACGTGGAGGCCTAACCCCAAGAGGAATTATATAATGGCTAAAATTTCAATGCGCGATTTGTTACAAGCTGGTGCTCACTTCGGTCACCAAACCCGTTACTGGAACCCAAAGATGAAGCAGTTCATCTTTGGTGCTCGTAATAAAGTACATATCATCAACTTAGAAAAAACTGTTCCAATGTTCGACGAAGCACTTGCTGTGCTAGCGAACGCGGCATCAAAGAAAGGCAAAATCCTTTTCGTTGGTACTAAACGCGCTGCTGGTGATGCGATCAAAGAAGCGGCACTTTCATGTGACCAGTTCTACGTAAACCATCGTTGGTTAGGCGGAATGTTGACTAACTGGAAAACAGTTCGTCAATCAATCAAGCGTCTAAAAGATCTTGAAGCACAATCACAAGACGGTACTTTCGATAAGCTAGTTAAGAAAGAAGCGTTAATGAATACTCGTGAAATGGAAAAGCTAGAGAAATCTCTAGGTGGTATCAAGA carries:
- the rpsB gene encoding 30S ribosomal protein S2, giving the protein MAKISMRDLLQAGAHFGHQTRYWNPKMKQFIFGARNKVHIINLEKTVPMFDEALAVLANAASKKGKILFVGTKRAAGDAIKEAALSCDQFYVNHRWLGGMLTNWKTVRQSIKRLKDLEAQSQDGTFDKLVKKEALMNTREMEKLEKSLGGIKNMSGLPDVIFIIDADHEHIAVKEANNLGIPVVAIVDTNSNPDGIDYVIPGNDDAIRAIQLYVKTVAEAVNEGRNNTVAAQAETDGFVEAE
- the map gene encoding type I methionyl aminopeptidase; translation: MSITIKTSEEIEKMRVAGRLAAEVLEMIVPFIKKGVTTNELDQICHQHIVEQQQAIPAPLNYHGFPKSICTSVNHVICHGIPSDKKLKEGDIVNVDITVIKDGYHGDTSAMFTVGKASILASRLISTTQESLYLAIKMVKPGARLGDIGAAIQQFAEGYNYSIVREYCGHGIGKEFHEDPQVMHYGKVGTGEVLKEGMCFTIEPMVNAGKRHSKMANNDGWTVVTKDRSLSAQWEHTLLVTATGVEVLTLRNDEELPRIIEHS
- the glnD gene encoding [protein-PII] uridylyltransferase — its product is MAPPDNTVTAPTQISQLKQHLADAASVCFVKFQDQGDIRQLLHSRCRTVDQLLQQLWQQFDLNQQDIALIAVGGYGRGELHPHSDIDLLLLSKKPLKQCQQEAIGQFITLLWDIKLDIGHSVRTLTDTIALGKEDITVATNLMESRLLGGCDLLYQQLLTAIEKPNFWPSSEFYLAKREEQVSRHQSNNAFDLEPNIKTCPGGLRDIQTIGWIAKRHFKTMLVEQLVTHGFLSEEELAELFCCQDFLWRLRFALHQVAGRGEDKLLFNYQADVALALGYCDKDQLAVEQMMKQYYQTVRQVGELCDMLLQLFKRAFLGKIKDLQVFDIDSHYQRRDRFLEAKSDHIFDQPEQLILLYLNVANEPEITGIYAPTLRLLRRARNGLDQPLSTLEPCRRAFMELLKHPNGIKAFSMMHKHGILGSYLPAWQNITGQMQFDLFHAYTVDEHTHRLLLNIGRFSMPEHKTEFPLCSVLIKTIAKKGLLVLAGIFHDIGKGRGGDHSKLGRQDALDFGKSHNLNQHDSNLVAWLVENHLLMSITAQRRDIHDIDVINTFAEKVRDETHLAYLYCLTVADICATNNNLWNSWKGSLLRELYFYTLRALRRGKVTEVDADGRINEYKAKALQLIANNVNCAASTEQITDLWETFQPDYFLRHSPKLLAGHCEKIFSTTVKKPPLISLINYNNQSSSELFIYTPDKPHLFTTVMRVLGSKNVQINDAFIMVSDKGFALDTFTISEFDGSAIIDTRRINSIVQTLSKRLASENVKIRTPRRISRQVQHFHVPTQVNFIQNQPTDTTAFELVARDIPGLLANLGDVFYKNKILLLSAKITTIGERVEDFFIISTTQGTALTLEQQDSLQHALIKAIEKLNQ